One window from the genome of Terrimicrobium sacchariphilum encodes:
- a CDS encoding glycosyltransferase, whose translation MKVAIVLTTRWWRASIDQDGYCAALARLGHEPFLYCLGNDAGEADFPVVVASPAEMSDVGYWRRQGLDIAIVFNWLKGSLLLNALRQAGTRTVTRADSDGLASVRVFPRETLSLCLSSAQTARDRFREGVHWVRRYFHLSREEDAEILATAAASDAIAIESQEAAENLNVIFTHYGREELAERIAVVPHSVKDEFLTAPIGGAIRPPLIFCGGRWDDVQKDAPLLRRTIRRVLAEREDVRFVVAGAGMENFSTLTRESRVRLAGRIPRGELRNILAEARFLLASSRWETQPIGSLEALCLGATVVAPLLPGFIALVDQGASGTLATHRDDASLARATLAELQRWDHHQRDPERISRKWRDRVSNEAVVAGLLKSVA comes from the coding sequence GTGAAGGTCGCGATCGTTCTGACCACACGCTGGTGGAGAGCCTCCATCGATCAGGACGGTTACTGCGCTGCGCTCGCCCGCCTGGGACATGAACCGTTTTTATATTGTCTCGGCAATGATGCGGGAGAAGCGGATTTTCCGGTCGTGGTAGCCTCCCCGGCAGAGATGTCGGATGTCGGCTACTGGCGGCGACAGGGACTCGATATTGCGATTGTTTTCAACTGGCTGAAAGGTTCGCTCCTCCTTAACGCGCTGCGACAGGCCGGGACGCGCACCGTCACTCGGGCCGATAGCGACGGACTGGCCAGCGTACGAGTGTTCCCCCGGGAGACACTTTCCCTATGCCTGTCCTCTGCGCAAACCGCCAGAGACCGATTCCGCGAAGGCGTCCACTGGGTGCGCCGCTACTTTCACTTGAGCAGGGAGGAAGACGCGGAAATCCTCGCGACAGCGGCAGCCTCGGATGCCATCGCGATCGAATCGCAGGAGGCCGCAGAAAACCTGAACGTGATCTTCACCCATTACGGCCGAGAGGAACTCGCCGAACGAATCGCAGTGGTCCCGCATAGTGTGAAAGACGAGTTTCTCACCGCGCCCATCGGAGGAGCAATACGCCCGCCTCTCATCTTTTGCGGAGGCAGGTGGGACGACGTGCAAAAGGATGCCCCCCTGCTGCGGAGAACGATCCGACGTGTACTGGCAGAGCGCGAAGATGTGAGATTTGTCGTCGCCGGGGCGGGAATGGAGAATTTTTCCACGCTGACGAGAGAGTCCCGAGTGCGTCTCGCCGGGCGCATCCCCCGTGGGGAATTGCGGAATATCCTCGCGGAGGCGCGTTTTCTGCTCGCTTCCTCCCGTTGGGAGACGCAGCCAATTGGGTCGCTGGAGGCTCTTTGTCTCGGAGCGACCGTCGTAGCCCCTCTTCTGCCGGGCTTTATCGCCCTGGTCGACCAAGGGGCATCGGGTACTCTTGCCACACATCGGGATGACGCCAGCCTCGCAAGAGCCACACTGGCCGAGTTACAGCGCTGGGATCACCATCAGCGCGATCCCGAACGCATCTCCCGCAAATGGCGCGACCGGGTCAGCAATGAAGCCGTGGTTGCGGGCTTGCTCAAATCCGTCGCATGA
- a CDS encoding ABC transporter ATP-binding protein, whose protein sequence is MSDDIVIRVEGLSKLYMLGQTLQPYGTLRHAIQNVATAPLRWIKAARKVQAGPDSAEFWALKDVSFTVNRGDVVGILGRNGAGKSTLLKILSRITEPTTGRVGVKGRVASLLEVGTGFHPELTGRENIYLNGAILGMTRAEIRRKFDEIVDFAGIEKFLDTPVKRYSSGMYVRLAFAVAAHLEPEILIVDEVLAVGDSEFQKKCIGKMKEVTANGRTVLFVSHNLPAVAALCRKGILLKEGRLVLTDTAENTIARYKKEGMSAEDTGIAVAMNARSGTGTHRLEYVTPTAEEFAARTPLVFRAGIRQFRDDAKFHYSLHFRNEADDEIFAINSEYLDGGGIAPGNREVEVVIDSPWLPPGDYRVEAFLHSAGIIDHWPDACRFHVGSDVATLGYSLASAKNAGKVLASFRLTSQARAET, encoded by the coding sequence ATGAGCGACGACATCGTCATCAGAGTCGAGGGCCTGTCGAAGCTCTACATGCTGGGCCAGACGCTCCAGCCCTACGGTACGTTGCGCCACGCCATCCAGAATGTCGCGACGGCTCCGCTCCGCTGGATCAAGGCGGCGCGCAAGGTCCAGGCCGGACCGGATAGCGCGGAATTCTGGGCGCTCAAGGACGTATCCTTTACGGTCAATCGGGGCGATGTGGTCGGCATCCTCGGACGCAACGGCGCCGGGAAGAGCACGCTGCTCAAGATTCTCAGCCGCATCACGGAACCCACCACGGGACGCGTCGGAGTCAAAGGCCGGGTCGCAAGCCTGCTGGAAGTCGGGACGGGATTTCATCCTGAACTGACCGGGCGTGAAAACATCTATCTCAATGGAGCCATCCTCGGAATGACCCGGGCGGAGATCCGGCGAAAATTTGACGAAATCGTGGACTTTGCAGGGATCGAGAAGTTCCTCGATACGCCAGTGAAGCGGTATTCCAGCGGTATGTATGTGCGGCTGGCCTTTGCCGTGGCGGCACATCTGGAACCCGAGATCCTCATCGTCGACGAAGTGCTGGCCGTGGGAGACTCCGAGTTTCAGAAGAAGTGCATTGGCAAGATGAAGGAGGTGACCGCCAATGGTCGGACAGTCCTCTTCGTGAGCCACAATCTGCCAGCTGTCGCCGCGTTGTGCCGCAAGGGCATCCTGCTCAAGGAAGGCCGCCTGGTCCTGACCGATACGGCGGAAAACACGATCGCCCGGTACAAAAAGGAAGGCATGTCCGCCGAAGACACCGGGATCGCTGTGGCGATGAACGCCCGATCTGGCACCGGAACACATCGGCTGGAATACGTGACCCCAACGGCGGAAGAATTCGCGGCGCGAACTCCACTCGTCTTCCGGGCGGGGATCAGACAATTCCGCGACGATGCAAAATTTCATTATTCGCTGCATTTTCGCAACGAAGCCGATGACGAAATCTTCGCCATCAACAGCGAGTACCTCGACGGAGGTGGCATTGCTCCCGGAAACCGTGAGGTGGAGGTGGTGATCGACTCCCCGTGGCTGCCACCGGGAGACTACCGGGTGGAGGCCTTCCTCCACAGCGCCGGAATCATCGATCACTGGCCGGATGCATGCCGGTTTCATGTCGGCTCCGATGTAGCGACGCTGGGTTATTCCCTGGCAAGCGCCAAAAACGCGGGCAAAGTCCTCGCAAGTTTCCGGCTGACCTCGCAAGCCCGGGCCGAGACGTGA
- a CDS encoding ABC transporter permease → MTSSATPLPATSDSFGDFDLVIEAGHSEKRYWHDLWRYRELLFILAWRDVAVRYKQTVAGAAWAILQPLINMIIMTVIFGKVAGLPSLGTAPYAIMVFAAMLPWQFFSNAVSNAGQSVVNNAGMISKVYFPRAIIPTSAVLVSLVDFAVSLVILGGLMAWYDFLPTWRLLALPLFTLMAILAATGAGLFITALTVRYRDFRFIVPFVVQFGMYVSPVAYSSEVIREKLHAGWFALYCLNPLVGIIDGFRWAILGGDAVGFHLGTWLSLAVSIGLFVGGVAFFRKTERMFADII, encoded by the coding sequence ATGACTTCATCTGCCACTCCCCTGCCCGCTACCAGCGACTCGTTTGGGGATTTCGATCTTGTGATCGAGGCGGGGCACTCCGAGAAGCGGTACTGGCACGATCTCTGGAGGTACCGGGAGTTGCTCTTCATCCTGGCGTGGCGGGACGTCGCAGTACGCTACAAGCAGACGGTGGCCGGAGCCGCTTGGGCAATCCTCCAACCCCTGATCAACATGATCATCATGACGGTGATCTTTGGCAAAGTGGCCGGCCTCCCTTCGCTGGGCACCGCGCCCTACGCCATCATGGTCTTTGCGGCCATGCTGCCATGGCAGTTCTTCTCCAATGCGGTGTCCAATGCCGGACAGAGCGTGGTGAACAACGCCGGAATGATCTCCAAGGTCTACTTCCCGCGAGCCATCATCCCAACAAGCGCGGTGCTGGTATCGCTGGTCGATTTCGCCGTTTCCCTCGTCATCCTGGGCGGTTTGATGGCGTGGTATGATTTCCTGCCGACATGGCGGCTGCTCGCGTTGCCCCTTTTCACTCTCATGGCCATCCTCGCGGCTACGGGAGCAGGACTTTTTATCACGGCGTTGACCGTGCGGTATCGGGACTTTCGTTTCATCGTTCCCTTCGTCGTGCAGTTCGGCATGTACGTCAGCCCCGTGGCTTATAGCAGCGAGGTAATACGGGAAAAACTCCACGCCGGATGGTTCGCCTTGTATTGCCTGAATCCCCTGGTGGGCATCATTGACGGTTTTCGCTGGGCGATCCTGGGCGGCGATGCGGTGGGCTTTCATCTCGGAACATGGCTTTCGCTCGCTGTATCCATCGGGCTCTTTGTCGGCGGAGTGGCCTTTTTCAGGAAAACCGAACGAATGTTCGCCGACATCATCTGA
- a CDS encoding RNA polymerase sigma factor produces the protein MSPVSSEYTTELSPADEDLVAQARQGDLSALDALLRRHQAWVFNLALRMIWRRDLAEDATQEILIKATTHLAAFEGRSRFSTWLYRIAANHLMNVRRSEMEERKMTFRDMSQSLDECLDMELPDPRSLPIETGLLVEEAKLGCITAMLMCLDRPQRLAFILGEIFGVSSELGGEVMEISRENFRQLLSRARHDLYQFMNEKCGLVNEANPCRCTKKAAAFMKQGWLDPDNRQFTDMRMAAVREVAQDRLAELCEIDRAHAEVFRDAPFCTPREGATRLREILARSNFS, from the coding sequence ATGTCGCCCGTTTCTTCAGAATACACCACTGAACTGTCACCTGCGGACGAGGATTTGGTCGCTCAGGCACGGCAGGGCGACCTGTCTGCTCTGGACGCGCTCCTACGCCGCCATCAGGCATGGGTTTTCAACCTTGCGCTGCGAATGATCTGGCGTCGCGATCTGGCCGAGGATGCGACTCAGGAGATCCTGATCAAGGCGACCACCCATCTTGCCGCCTTCGAGGGGCGGAGCCGGTTTTCCACCTGGCTCTATCGCATCGCAGCCAATCATCTGATGAATGTCCGCCGTTCCGAGATGGAGGAACGAAAGATGACCTTTCGAGACATGAGTCAGTCGCTCGATGAGTGCCTCGACATGGAGCTTCCCGATCCGCGAAGCCTCCCGATCGAAACAGGGCTCCTCGTCGAGGAAGCGAAACTGGGCTGCATCACCGCGATGCTCATGTGTCTCGACCGCCCGCAACGGCTGGCCTTCATCCTGGGCGAGATCTTCGGAGTTTCCAGCGAACTCGGTGGCGAGGTCATGGAGATCTCGCGGGAAAATTTCCGCCAGCTCCTCTCCCGCGCCCGGCACGATCTTTATCAGTTCATGAACGAAAAGTGCGGACTTGTGAACGAAGCGAACCCCTGTCGGTGTACGAAGAAGGCGGCGGCCTTCATGAAGCAAGGCTGGCTTGACCCGGACAACCGGCAGTTCACTGACATGCGCATGGCCGCCGTCCGGGAGGTCGCTCAAGATCGGCTGGCGGAGCTTTGCGAAATCGACCGCGCCCATGCCGAGGTCTTCCGCGATGCCCCATTTTGTACACCTCGCGAGGGAGCAACCCGCCTCCGCGAGATTCTCGCCCGATCGAACTTTTCGTAA
- a CDS encoding DUF1398 family protein has translation MNTEIISRVSKATLAGEIAFPELVQLLLAAGVEYYHIDYVGGRKRFYGAGDEVVETPITFENLPPVAAEFNQPAVKAAIVDSQLHGQKYRPFTERAMRAGVIGYYAFLTGGCVTYLGRLGCQHTEWFPGRGPEAEKSE, from the coding sequence ATGAACACAGAAATCATTTCCCGTGTCTCGAAGGCCACCCTGGCTGGAGAGATCGCGTTTCCTGAACTCGTGCAACTCCTTCTCGCTGCCGGCGTGGAGTATTATCACATCGACTACGTGGGCGGTCGCAAGCGATTTTACGGCGCTGGCGACGAGGTGGTGGAAACCCCGATCACCTTTGAGAATCTGCCGCCTGTCGCTGCAGAGTTCAACCAGCCTGCCGTGAAGGCGGCGATCGTGGACAGCCAGCTCCATGGCCAGAAATATCGCCCTTTCACCGAGCGTGCAATGAGGGCCGGAGTGATAGGCTACTATGCCTTCCTGACCGGAGGCTGTGTGACGTACCTCGGTCGTCTCGGCTGCCAGCATACGGAATGGTTCCCGGGTCGCGGACCCGAGGCGGAAAAATCGGAGTAA
- a CDS encoding DUF58 domain-containing protein — MSEAPVPSTGASLFSLVPDAEAAVATARAVADRLTIPITRGLRRTSGPVSGSAAGSSIDFQDHRPYMPGDDPRHIDWQAYARSGHYTMKLYREEVLPLVDLVIDCSPSMALDPAKTRRSLELAAFCLETVQRSASSLHVFGLAGAAATPLESSLALHQIAIAGETEGGVPRLELIPWRAASLRIVISDLLFAANPDAICPGLAAGNGRSIIFAPYCSAESDPDWLGNTELADCESTARQDFQFSSEDMRRYQATYANHFALWQDAARRCGITLARVSAESALIEALQESALGIGAVEIA, encoded by the coding sequence ATGAGCGAAGCACCTGTGCCATCCACGGGTGCTTCGCTTTTTTCTTTGGTACCCGACGCAGAGGCTGCCGTGGCCACCGCCCGCGCCGTAGCCGACCGGTTGACCATTCCCATCACTCGCGGGCTTCGCCGCACCTCGGGGCCGGTTTCTGGATCAGCGGCTGGAAGCTCGATCGATTTTCAGGACCACCGTCCTTACATGCCGGGTGACGATCCACGCCATATCGACTGGCAGGCCTACGCGCGGAGCGGCCACTACACGATGAAGCTCTATCGCGAGGAGGTGCTGCCTCTTGTGGATTTGGTGATCGATTGCTCGCCCTCGATGGCACTCGACCCGGCGAAAACCCGCCGCAGCCTGGAGCTCGCAGCCTTTTGCCTGGAGACCGTTCAGCGGTCGGCAAGTTCGCTCCACGTCTTCGGCCTGGCTGGAGCTGCAGCGACCCCGCTGGAAAGTTCCCTCGCGCTCCACCAGATCGCCATTGCCGGAGAGACGGAGGGCGGCGTGCCTCGGCTTGAGCTGATTCCCTGGCGTGCGGCTTCGCTACGTATTGTGATCAGCGACCTGCTCTTTGCCGCGAATCCCGATGCGATCTGCCCTGGGTTGGCGGCTGGAAATGGGAGGAGCATCATCTTCGCCCCCTACTGCTCGGCGGAATCCGATCCGGACTGGCTTGGCAACACCGAGCTCGCCGATTGCGAATCGACCGCCCGGCAGGATTTCCAGTTTTCCTCGGAGGATATGCGCAGGTACCAGGCGACTTACGCGAACCATTTCGCGCTTTGGCAGGATGCCGCCCGGCGTTGCGGCATCACTCTTGCGCGAGTCTCCGCTGAAAGCGCTTTGATCGAGGCCTTGCAGGAAAGCGCCCTGGGCATCGGGGCGGTGGAGATCGCCTGA
- a CDS encoding pyridoxal phosphate-dependent aminotransferase — MELATRVKELTPSLTLAIDSKAKALKAEGVDVCGFGAGEPDMDTPEHIKAACIEAIQSGFTKYTPSSGTPELRQAISEKFLADNGLEYKPSQIIVSNGAKQSCFNAIAAVCNPGDEVIIPAPFWLSYPEMVRLAGAEPVIVQTTEENAWKITAEQFEEAMTPRTKMIIINSPGNPTGSIYSREELRAISEVAAEEDIYILSDEIYEKLTYDGAEHVSIASLTPEAYDLTITVNGFSKAYAMTGWRLGYLGAPEPIARAIDSMQSHSTSNPCSFAQKGALAALKGDQQCVADMREEFDIRRQYMFDRLSSIPGVTAVKPLGAFYVLANISGLGLKSQNFADRLLSKANVAVVPGIAFGDDRTVRLSYATSLDVIKTGLDRIEEFCKTL, encoded by the coding sequence ATGGAACTCGCAACCCGCGTCAAAGAACTCACCCCATCTCTCACCCTCGCGATCGACAGCAAAGCCAAGGCCTTGAAAGCGGAAGGCGTTGACGTCTGCGGCTTCGGCGCCGGCGAGCCCGACATGGACACGCCCGAGCACATCAAGGCGGCCTGTATCGAGGCGATCCAGAGCGGTTTCACGAAATACACCCCGAGCTCCGGCACACCGGAACTCCGCCAGGCGATCTCCGAGAAGTTCCTCGCCGACAACGGCCTGGAGTATAAGCCCAGCCAGATCATCGTCAGCAACGGGGCGAAACAGTCCTGCTTCAACGCGATCGCGGCGGTTTGCAATCCGGGCGACGAGGTCATCATTCCGGCGCCCTTCTGGCTGAGCTATCCCGAGATGGTTCGCCTCGCAGGCGCTGAGCCGGTCATTGTACAGACGACCGAGGAAAACGCGTGGAAGATCACGGCCGAGCAGTTTGAAGAGGCCATGACCCCTCGCACCAAAATGATCATCATCAACTCGCCGGGCAATCCCACGGGTTCGATCTACAGCCGCGAGGAACTTCGTGCCATCTCCGAGGTAGCCGCCGAGGAAGACATCTACATCCTCTCCGACGAAATTTACGAGAAGCTCACCTATGACGGGGCCGAGCACGTCAGCATTGCTTCGCTCACGCCGGAAGCTTACGACCTCACCATCACGGTGAACGGCTTCAGCAAGGCCTATGCGATGACCGGATGGCGCCTTGGCTACCTCGGTGCTCCCGAGCCGATCGCCCGCGCCATCGACTCGATGCAAAGCCACAGCACATCGAACCCCTGCTCCTTTGCCCAGAAGGGCGCGCTTGCCGCGCTCAAGGGCGACCAGCAGTGCGTGGCCGATATGCGCGAAGAATTCGACATTCGCCGCCAGTACATGTTTGACCGTCTGTCCTCCATCCCGGGCGTGACCGCGGTGAAACCTCTCGGCGCATTCTACGTGCTCGCAAACATCAGCGGCCTCGGCCTCAAGTCGCAGAACTTTGCCGACCGTCTGCTCAGCAAGGCCAATGTGGCCGTGGTGCCCGGCATCGCCTTCGGCGACGACCGCACGGTCCGCCTGAGCTACGCGACGAGCCTCGACGTCATCAAGACCGGCCTCGACCGCATCGAGGAGTTCTGCAAGACGCTGTAA
- a CDS encoding nucleoside-diphosphate kinase, translated as MADELSYVLITPYSLRKSRTGGIVGRLLSRSGLELVSGRLFAPSEEFIQDFAEASVSETDNARHRQTQELIRDYILKNLAADQHGVRQRALLLVLRGEDAVIKTRSVVGHIMQERTSGETIRDTYGDCLVEDGKVVYFEPGVLAAPDATSARRHLEIFAKYSDTDGGILVDSVPFPAGENVETTLVLIKPDNFRFPNARPGGVIDLFSRTGLYIVGFKVHYMSVAQAEKFYGPVLDVLQDKFREPSAKRARLAIEEEFGIPIDAKTETELGELIGPIAGRSHWESIVQFMAGSRPSNCTEEKRNQPGSEKCVALIYQGVDAVRKIREVLGPTDPSKAPSGTIRREFGQTVMINAAHASDSAENARREMDIIQINENTLKPLIDTYLS; from the coding sequence ATGGCCGACGAGCTTTCCTATGTACTGATCACGCCCTACTCGCTCCGGAAATCCCGGACGGGCGGCATTGTGGGCCGACTGCTTTCGCGGTCGGGCCTCGAGCTCGTTTCCGGTCGCCTTTTTGCTCCGAGCGAGGAGTTTATTCAGGACTTCGCCGAGGCCAGCGTCTCCGAAACGGACAATGCCCGTCACCGCCAGACGCAGGAGCTGATCCGCGACTACATCCTGAAAAATCTCGCCGCCGACCAGCATGGCGTACGCCAGCGCGCTCTCCTCCTCGTCCTGCGCGGAGAGGATGCCGTGATCAAGACCCGCTCGGTCGTGGGTCACATCATGCAGGAGCGCACCAGTGGCGAAACCATTCGCGATACCTATGGCGACTGCCTGGTCGAGGACGGCAAGGTTGTTTATTTCGAGCCGGGCGTGCTGGCCGCACCCGACGCAACCTCCGCCCGCAGGCACCTTGAGATTTTTGCGAAATACTCCGACACGGATGGCGGCATCCTGGTGGATTCCGTGCCCTTTCCGGCCGGCGAGAATGTCGAAACAACACTCGTCCTGATCAAACCGGACAATTTCCGCTTCCCCAACGCCCGTCCCGGTGGCGTGATCGATCTTTTCTCCCGCACCGGCCTCTACATCGTGGGCTTCAAGGTTCATTACATGAGCGTAGCCCAAGCCGAAAAATTCTACGGCCCCGTGCTCGACGTGCTACAGGATAAATTCCGCGAGCCCAGCGCGAAGCGCGCACGCCTCGCCATCGAGGAGGAGTTTGGCATTCCGATCGACGCCAAGACCGAGACCGAGCTCGGCGAACTCATTGGCCCCATCGCAGGGCGCTCCCACTGGGAATCCATCGTCCAGTTCATGGCAGGCTCCCGCCCGTCAAATTGTACGGAGGAGAAGCGCAACCAGCCGGGCAGCGAAAAGTGCGTGGCCCTGATCTACCAGGGGGTCGACGCTGTGCGGAAGATTCGCGAAGTCCTCGGACCGACCGACCCGTCGAAGGCCCCTTCGGGCACAATTCGCCGGGAATTTGGCCAAACTGTGATGATCAATGCGGCGCATGCATCGGATTCCGCCGAAAATGCGCGTCGCGAAATGGACATCATCCAGATAAACGAGAATACTCTGAAACCTCTGATCGATACGTACCTCTCCTAG
- a CDS encoding HXXEE domain-containing protein, with product MIRRAYDWMVTQWHWPYATAFASIILLLFIPLLFSIDPAEAIIVSIIFAQLPIYMIHQWEEHRGDRFRLWVNAHVGRGREVLSRPATFIINSAGVWGGDFLAFYLAVYVDAGWGLIALYLPAVNAVGHIIPAVATRRYNPGLWSSVFGFVPLSWGGIVYLSRALEPTFFMQAVSLGVAIAVHVAILGYVQSRLHAETATS from the coding sequence GTGATCCGGAGAGCCTACGACTGGATGGTTACCCAGTGGCATTGGCCTTACGCTACGGCGTTTGCCAGCATCATTTTGCTCCTCTTCATTCCTTTGCTGTTTTCCATCGATCCTGCGGAGGCGATCATCGTCAGCATCATTTTTGCCCAGTTGCCCATCTATATGATTCACCAGTGGGAGGAGCATCGCGGTGACCGGTTCCGACTCTGGGTGAATGCCCACGTCGGCAGGGGCCGCGAGGTGCTCTCTCGACCTGCAACGTTCATTATCAACTCGGCGGGCGTATGGGGGGGCGACTTTCTAGCCTTCTACCTGGCCGTTTACGTCGACGCGGGCTGGGGCCTCATCGCTCTTTACCTGCCTGCGGTGAATGCCGTGGGGCATATCATTCCTGCCGTGGCCACCCGCCGGTATAACCCCGGTCTCTGGTCGTCCGTCTTCGGGTTCGTACCGTTGAGTTGGGGTGGTATCGTCTATCTGTCGCGAGCGCTGGAACCCACGTTTTTCATGCAAGCGGTGAGCCTGGGGGTGGCGATAGCAGTTCACGTCGCGATTCTCGGTTACGTTCAGTCGCGCCTCCACGCGGAGACGGCGACCTCCTGA
- a CDS encoding 3-deoxy-D-manno-octulosonic acid transferase, producing MKKVRLLYNLAFPFVLLVLLPSFLLRMIRRGKYRHKFGQRFAIYSPRVLNKLKRDNNIWVHAVSVGEVLIALKLIGEMKRSDPSLRVVLSTTTSTGFRLASRRRTEWLEPIYNPIDFILVAKRAMRIVRPKMMILVEAEVWPNLTAEAKAQGAKLALVNARLSPRSESRYRKVKFLTAPLFNQLDVLCVQEEADAERWKSLGVTENRIRLTGSVKFDDAAQSRTPGRDFSAILSELGVPAGAPILLAASTHAGEEAILGEIYLRLRTEFASLFYVCVPRHAERGRQVKEELEKIGLRVTLRSGETHAPSRPEALIINTTGELRDVYPVASVVFIGKSLTAKGGQNPAEALAAGKPVIFGKNMQNFATLCDQLVRFRAAIRVADESELEEAIKDCLKEPEKASTMAQRGAECLAQHRGATRRTVEILEALRS from the coding sequence ATGAAGAAGGTCCGGCTCCTTTACAATCTGGCGTTCCCCTTTGTCCTGCTGGTGCTGCTGCCCAGCTTCCTCCTGCGCATGATCAGGCGGGGCAAATACCGCCACAAATTTGGGCAGCGCTTTGCCATCTATTCACCCCGTGTCCTGAACAAGCTCAAGCGCGACAACAACATCTGGGTGCATGCGGTAAGCGTGGGTGAGGTGCTGATCGCACTGAAACTCATCGGCGAGATGAAGAGGAGCGACCCGTCCCTGCGCGTCGTGCTCTCCACCACCACGTCCACAGGGTTTCGCCTGGCCAGCCGACGCCGTACGGAATGGCTGGAGCCGATTTACAACCCCATCGATTTCATCCTGGTCGCCAAGCGTGCCATGCGCATCGTGCGCCCGAAGATGATGATCCTGGTGGAGGCCGAGGTCTGGCCAAATCTCACCGCCGAAGCCAAAGCCCAGGGGGCCAAGCTTGCACTCGTAAACGCACGTCTCTCCCCGAGGTCGGAGTCTCGATACCGGAAGGTCAAGTTTCTCACCGCTCCGCTTTTCAACCAGCTCGATGTACTCTGCGTCCAGGAAGAGGCTGATGCCGAGCGATGGAAATCCCTCGGGGTAACAGAAAACCGCATCCGTCTCACGGGTAGCGTGAAATTCGACGATGCCGCGCAATCCCGTACCCCGGGGCGCGACTTTTCAGCCATCCTCAGCGAACTCGGCGTACCTGCCGGGGCACCGATCCTTCTCGCCGCCAGCACTCATGCCGGGGAGGAAGCGATACTGGGCGAGATTTACCTCCGCCTCCGCACGGAGTTTGCCTCACTTTTCTACGTATGCGTACCGCGCCATGCCGAGAGAGGCCGGCAGGTGAAGGAGGAATTGGAGAAAATCGGCCTGCGTGTGACTCTGCGCTCCGGCGAGACTCATGCCCCGTCCCGTCCGGAAGCCCTCATAATCAACACCACAGGAGAACTCCGCGACGTCTACCCGGTAGCCTCCGTGGTTTTCATCGGCAAAAGCCTCACCGCCAAAGGGGGACAGAATCCCGCGGAAGCCCTCGCAGCCGGAAAGCCTGTGATCTTTGGTAAGAACATGCAGAACTTTGCCACTCTCTGCGACCAGCTTGTGCGCTTCCGTGCTGCCATCCGCGTGGCGGATGAGAGCGAGTTGGAAGAGGCCATCAAGGACTGTCTGAAGGAGCCGGAAAAAGCCTCCACCATGGCTCAGCGCGGTGCGGAATGCCTCGCCCAGCATCGCGGGGCCACCCGGCGCACGGTGGAAATCCTCGAGGCGCTGCGCTCCTGA
- the rsmD gene encoding 16S rRNA (guanine(966)-N(2))-methyltransferase RsmD, giving the protein MRVIAGSARGLPLIQPPEGVRPTMDRVKGAIFSSLGDAVPGARVLDIFAGSGAMGIEALSRGAESAVFVDVNPRSVNCVRDNLRKSKLTGSVQQMDAFKFLELYGDGSFDLIFADPPYAKQPTDRDFATELIKLPALARALRPGGTAIVERVIGRPEPETVGLVLLRVRQYGESEVAYYAHAE; this is encoded by the coding sequence ATGCGAGTGATTGCCGGTTCGGCCCGGGGACTGCCTCTCATCCAGCCCCCGGAGGGCGTTCGTCCCACGATGGATCGAGTGAAGGGAGCAATCTTTTCCAGCCTCGGCGATGCTGTGCCGGGCGCACGCGTGCTGGATATATTCGCCGGGTCCGGCGCGATGGGCATCGAAGCCCTGAGCCGGGGAGCGGAATCAGCAGTCTTTGTTGACGTAAACCCCCGGAGTGTGAACTGCGTGCGCGACAACCTGCGCAAATCCAAGCTGACCGGTAGCGTACAGCAGATGGATGCCTTCAAGTTTCTCGAACTGTACGGCGACGGGTCATTTGATCTCATCTTTGCCGATCCGCCGTATGCCAAGCAGCCAACAGATCGCGACTTTGCCACCGAGCTCATCAAGCTCCCGGCGCTGGCCAGGGCGCTCCGCCCTGGCGGCACCGCCATTGTGGAGCGAGTAATCGGTCGCCCGGAGCCGGAAACCGTCGGTCTCGTCCTTCTCCGAGTTCGTCAATACGGAGAGAGCGAGGTGGCCTACTACGCCCACGCGGAATGA